The Sphaerochaeta sp. sequence AAACAATCCAATCCTGAAATTCCTTGGAACTCTGAGCTTCCTTGTAAAGGCTTTCCAAGGTACTTACCACCTCAGGAGGAGTTCCGGCAGGAGCGCACATGATGATGAATGAGGCACACTGGAGTTCAGGATATCCCAGAGATGCACTTGTGGGCACATCAGGATATGCTTTGTTCTGCGTTTTGGAAAATTCTACCAGTCCTCTTACCTGACCGGAAGCAATGACGGAAGCCAAATCCCCAAGACTGGTGATGATGGCATCAACCTCACCGTTCAGCAACGCTTCACGTTGTGTGGAAGAACCAATGTACTGCACTTCATTGAAATCAACGCCAAAGACCGATTCCATCTGCGAAATCAACAGCGAAGTCCGTGAACCCGCATTGGCACCACCGATGCGAATCTTCCCTGGATTGGCCTTTGCGGCATCAATCACTTGAGCGAACGTTTTGAAGGGAGAATCCGCTCTCACCATCAAGGCATCCGATTCTTGGGTGACCATACAGAACATGTTGAGCTTGTCAAGGTCATATTGAGGGATCAACTTGAAATATACGGATCCCACAACACTTCCGTACGTCATCGCACCGATGCGATATCCATCCGGTTTTGCTGTCATTACCTGATAGGGGCCATTGGCCTCCGTTGCACCATTATTGGTTACGTACAAGGTGACACCTTTGTGATTCTTCTCAATAATGGAAATCAATTTGCGGTTGATCGTATCCGTACCACCACCAGCCTCAGCAGGAACAATCACTTCGACGTCTCGTGTGGGATACGTTTTCTCACTTCCTCCTTGGGCAAACAACGTCGAAACCATAAGCATCGACACGAGGCACAACCAAAAAAACTTTTTCATAACTCCTCTCCTTCTCGTTACGTTTTATATGCGTATACCACTATCGTATCCTTAATCTGTAATTTGTCAATTTATATTTGATTTTTTATAATAATATTTTATTTTCTATAAATATCATATAATTTTAACTTATTCTGTTTGATTTTACTTAATGATGGTAAAATGAAAGAAGAGTTGTTTTGATGTGATACGGTAAATTCAAATAAACCCATTTTCACATTATGGTATTCATTCACCGTGTATGTTGTATAAAAAGATTTTTATTATTCTGTTTGGAGTTTATTGTACCTGCGTTGGTTGTTGAGAACGATTCATCGTAAACATCACGACCCCAACACCGATGATTATCACGTATCCAATCAAAGAAAGCACATCAGGTACCTGGCCGAACACAAGAACCCCCAAAATGGCAGAAAACAACACTTGGCTGTAATCATACACTCCGATTTCCCGTGCCGGCGCATAGCGGTAGGCTGCGGTGACACAGAACTGACCCATGCAGCCAAAGGCTCCTGCCATCATCAGACAAAACCATTCCCTACCATGCATCGGATAATAGGAGAACAGAAGGAACGGCAATGTCACCAATGTGGTGAACAGCGAGAAAAACCAGATGATCACATTCCCGTCTGTCCCTTCTTTGCCAAGGCTTCGGACCACGGTATATGCCGCACCCGCTCCCATCCCCCCAATGAACCCCACGATTCCCGGCACCAACAGCATATTGGAAAAGGATGGTTTGACGACCAACAAACTCCCCAGAAAAGCGGTCACCAGACAGATAATCTGGGATCCCCGTACCTTTTCCTTAAGAAACAGCGCGGAGAACACCACAGTAAAGAACGGTGCCATTTTGTTGAGCATTGAGGCATCACTGAGAAGCAGATGGTCAACGGCAAAGAAATTGCCGATCATCCCAACGGTGCCGCAGGATGCGCGCAACAGGAGTTTCCCCCAGTGCTGGCGTACCTGGAGCCCCACATACCGTGGACCTTTCCCCTTCACCAACAACAGAACGGTGGTGAACACCAAGGCTACGATGTTCCGGAAAAACAATTTCTGTAGGAACGGGACCGGTCCGGCAAGGCGAACGAACAGGTTCAGCAGGCCAAACCCCAGACTGGTCAACAAGATCAGGATCGTACCCTTGCGCAGATTGTATGTTTCCGTTCCCATCATCACCCCATCACTCAGCGTACCATTGAGGGCCGTTTCGGGTCAAACTTCCAACCGGGGATCAAGAATTGCATCGCCAGAGCATCATTCCGTGCTCCCAGACAATGCTCCGTGTACAGCCGATTGGCCTCTTTGATACGATCCATATCCGGTTCGATTCCCAATCCAGGTTTGTCAGGCAATTCAATATACCCATCCCTGACCTGCATCGGTTCTTTGGTCAACCGTTCCATCCCTTCCTGCCAGATCCAGTGGGTATCCAACGCGGTGGGATTGCCGGGAGCGGCAGCCCCTACCTGCGCCATGATGGCAAGCGAAATGTCAAAATGGTTGTTGGAATGGGACCCCCACGTCAAACCGAACTCATCACACAGCTGAGCCACTCGGACCGAACCTTCCATCGTCCAGAAGTGGGGATCCGCCAATGGGATATCCACTGACTGCAACTCCAAGGAATGGCAGAGTTGCCGCCAATCCGTAGCGATCATGTTGGTCGCTGTGGGAAGCCCCACCCTGCGCCGGAATTCACTCATGATCTCACGACCGGAATATCCATTTTCCGC is a genomic window containing:
- a CDS encoding tripartite tricarboxylate transporter substrate binding protein; the encoded protein is MKKFFWLCLVSMLMVSTLFAQGGSEKTYPTRDVEVIVPAEAGGGTDTINRKLISIIEKNHKGVTLYVTNNGATEANGPYQVMTAKPDGYRIGAMTYGSVVGSVYFKLIPQYDLDKLNMFCMVTQESDALMVRADSPFKTFAQVIDAAKANPGKIRIGGANAGSRTSLLISQMESVFGVDFNEVQYIGSSTQREALLNGEVDAIITSLGDLASVIASGQVRGLVEFSKTQNKAYPDVPTSASLGYPELQCASFIIMCAPAGTPPEVVSTLESLYKEAQSSKEFQDWIVSIGVSPVWKGADETKQYVKEVQGNAFKLLDAAVANGSLKL
- a CDS encoding DMT family transporter; its protein translation is MMGTETYNLRKGTILILLTSLGFGLLNLFVRLAGPVPFLQKLFFRNIVALVFTTVLLLVKGKGPRYVGLQVRQHWGKLLLRASCGTVGMIGNFFAVDHLLLSDASMLNKMAPFFTVVFSALFLKEKVRGSQIICLVTAFLGSLLVVKPSFSNMLLVPGIVGFIGGMGAGAAYTVVRSLGKEGTDGNVIIWFFSLFTTLVTLPFLLFSYYPMHGREWFCLMMAGAFGCMGQFCVTAAYRYAPAREIGVYDYSQVLFSAILGVLVFGQVPDVLSLIGYVIIIGVGVVMFTMNRSQQPTQVQ